A stretch of the Cucurbita pepo subsp. pepo cultivar mu-cu-16 chromosome LG16, ASM280686v2, whole genome shotgun sequence genome encodes the following:
- the LOC111777324 gene encoding acyl-coenzyme A thioesterase 13 — MEKTKRYLEKHDDDRKLASTIDALPFRFYENFVMTDLRVDLIEPGRIVCSLKVPARLLNENNSLHGGASASLVDCIGSVALKTLGANTTGVSLEINLSYLDAAYLDEEIEIDAKVLRLGKTIAVINVELRRKGNGKIIAQGRHTKYLAISSKL, encoded by the exons ATGGAGAAGACGAAGAGATACCTGGAGAAGCATGATGATGATCGGAAGCTTGCGTCCACCATTGATGCCCTTCCTTTCAGGTTTTACGAAAACTTTGTGATGACTGATCTTCGCGTTGATCTCATCGAACCTGGTCGGATCGTTTGCTCTCTCAAAGTCCCCGCTCGTTTGCTC AACGAGAATAATTCCTTGCACGGAGGAGCCTCGGCGTCACTCGTCGACTGTATTGGTTCTGTAGCGTTAAAGACTTTGGGCGCTAACACCACTGGAGTCTCCCTTGAAATTAACCTCTCCTATCTGGATGCTGCTTATCTCGAC GAGGAAATCGAGATCGACGCGAAGGTTTTGCGATTGGGCAAGACCATTGCAGTAATTAATGTTGAATTGAGGAGAAAAGGGAATGGTAAAATTATTGCTCAGGGTCGCCACACCAAGTACCTTGCCATCTCAAGCAAATTGTAG
- the LOC111777323 gene encoding calcium-dependent protein kinase SK5-like, whose product MSKSSSATPPPSAKPSWVLPYRTQPLTDFYTLGKKLGQGQFGTTFLCTHNQTGFNYACKTIPKRKLLCKEDYDDVWREIQIMHHLSEHPNIVRIKGTYEDPVSVHLVMELCAGGELFDRIVQKGHYSEREAAKLIGVIVSVLESCHSLGVMHRDLKPENFLFLSVDEDAALKATDFGLSVFYKPGETFSDVVGSPYYVAPDVLRKHYGPEADVWSAGVILYILLSGVPPFWAETEIGIFRQILQGRLDFESEPWPGISASAKDLIQKMLDRNPKRRLTAHEVLCHPWIVDDKVAPDKPLDSAVLSRLKQFSAMNKLKKMALRVIAERLSEEEIGGLKELFKMIDTDNSGTITFDELKEGLKRVGSELMESEIKDLMDAADIDNSGTIDYGEFLAATIHLNKLEREENLLSAFSYFDKDGSGFITIDELQLACKEFGLSDLHLDDMISEIDEDNDGRIDYGEFAAMMRKGNGGVGRRTMRGPMNLGEALGLSTSANNQSIDNPT is encoded by the exons ATGAGTAAATCAAGCTCTGCAACTCCACCCCCATCGGCAAAACCCTCATGGGTCCTCCCTTATCGGACCCAACCCCTCAccgatttctacacccttggCAAGAAGCTCGGCCAAGGCCAATTTGGCACCACTTTTCTATGCACCCACAACCAAACAGGGTTCAACTACGCCTGTAAGACCATCCCTAAGCGGAAGCTTCTGTGCAAAGAGGACTATGACGATGTTTGGAGGGAGATTCAGATAATGCATCATTTATCTGAACATCCCAACATCGTTAGAATCAAGGGCACTTATGAGGATCCGGTCTCTGTTCATTTGGTAATGGAGCTTTGTGCGGGTGGGGAGCTGTTTGATAGGATCGTTCAAAAGGGTCATTACAGTGAGCGTGAGGCGGCTAAGCTTATTGGGGTTATTGTGAGTGTTTTGGAGTCTTGTCATTCGCTTGGAGTTATGCATAGAGATCTTAAACCTGAGAACTTCCTGTTTCTAAGTGTGGATGAAGATGCTGCTCTTAAGGCTACTGATTTTGGGCTCTCTGTCTTCTACAAGCCAG GGGAAACGTTTTCGGATGTGGTCGGTAGTCCATACTACGTCGCACCAGACGTGTTACGCAAGCATTATGGACCGGAAGCTGATGTTTGGAGTGCAGGGGTTATCTTATATATCCTATTAAGTGGGGTACCTCCATTTTGGGCAG AAACTGAAATAGGGATCTTCCGACAGATATTACAAGGACGACTGGATTTCGAATCGGAACCGTGGCCTGGCATTTCAGCAAGTGCAAAGGATCTTATACAGAAAATGCTTGACAGAAATCCAAAGAGAAGGCTCACTGCTCATGAAGTCCTAT GTCATCCATGGATTGTAGATGACAAAGTTGCACCAGATAAACCTCTCGACTCGGCGGTATTATCACGGTTGAAGCAGTTCTCGGCTATGAATAAGCTAAAGAAAATGGCTCTAAGA GTAATCGCTGAAAGGCTttctgaagaagaaattggGGGTCTGAAAGAGTTGTTCAAAATGATAGACACGGACAACAGTGGGACGATAACCTTCGACGAACTAAAAGAAGGCTTGAAACGAGTCGGCTCGGAACTTATGGAGTCGGAGATTAAGGATTTGATGGATGCA GCAGACATTGACAACAGTGGAACCATCGACTATGGTGAATTTCTTGCTGCTACAATCCATCTGAATAAACTAGAAAGGGAAGAGAATTTGTTGTCGGCCTTCTCATATTTTGATAAGGATGGCAGTGGTTTCATAACCATTGATGAACTTCAACTAGCCTGCAAAGAGTTTGGCTTGAGCGATCTGCATCTCGACGACATGATCAGTGAAATCGACGAAGACAAT GACGGGCGTATAGACTATGGCGAATTTGCAGCAATGATGAGAAAAGGCAACGGAGGAGTTGGAAGGAGGACGATGAGAGGACCGATGAATTTAGGAGAAGCTCTCGGCCTGTCAACAAGTGCCAACAACCAATCTATCGATAATCCTACCTAA